The Streptomyces achromogenes DNA segment TGGAGCCGCCCTGGGTGTCGCCCTGGCCGATGGTGCGGAACAGGGCCCTGCTGATGCCCTTGAAGGAGATGCCGGGGTCGCTGTAGAAGCTCGCGTTCTCCGCGGAGAGCACGGCCCAGCGGACGTCCTCGGGGATGTCCTTCAGCGGCATCGCCTGCCGCTGCACCCAGCCGGTGCGGGCCATCGGCGTCCCGTCGGCCCAGAAGTACACGTTGTCCTGCTGTGTGGCGTACGTGTTGAGATTGTCCGGGATGTCGGTGGCGGCGTAGGCGACGACCAGGAACATGCTGCTCAGGCCTATGGAGGTGAGGACCCCGCCGAGCCATTGCCGCCAGGAGGGTATCCAGCGCCGCCAGTCGTCACGGCCGGGCCGCGGGTACTGCGGACGCAGTCTGCGGACGTACGGAGTGATACGAGACACATATGGCGCCAGCACCGCGAGGAGCGGGGCGAGCCGAGGGCCCAGAGCGGCAGAAATACGGACACGCAGGGGAGGCCGGGGGGCTTTGCGCCGATTCTTCGACGAGCGTGCCCCGTCGTCGGCTTCCCCCTGGGACATATCCGGCTCGACCGGTATGTCCGACACGCGCAGCTGCATGGTCTCGTCCGCCTGGAAAGCGGCCGGCACCTTCAACTGCATGGTGGCATCCGGCTCTTGGGGCTCCTCCCCCTGCCCCGCCTGGGTCACGACCCGTCTCCCTCCCGCACTCCGTATTGCTCGCAGGCAGACGTACAGACTTCCGAGGGCCTGACATGGTTGCCGTTGACGCGGCCGCAAACAGTGAACCCTTCGACCTCGGGGTTCAGCGCGGCGCTCTCAAATTACCAGCGCTCTTCGCAAGTTCTCCACATAAGAAAGTGACAGAAGTGAACAGAGCTAAAACTGCTGACACCGTCTCCGAGCATAGGGGCTTAGTCTGACGGCATGCCTCGCTACGAGTACCGCTGCCGGACCTGCGGCGACACCTTCGAACTGAGCCGTCCCATGGCACAGTCCGCCGACCCCGCGGACTGCCCCGCCGGGCACGACGATACGGTCAAACTTCTGTCCACGGTGGCCGTCGGCGGCACGAAATCCGCCCCCGCGCCACAAGCGGGCGGCGGGGGCGGAGGCGGTTGCTGCGGCGGGGGCTGCTGCTCCTGACCGTGTTACCGACGGAAACCCTTTGCGTCGGCCATGTGCCGCGGCAGCCCTTTACGCGGGCCGGGTTCCGCGGCAGTCCCTGAGGAACTCCCGCAGAATGCGCTCTCCGGCCAGCACGCCGCGCTCCGGAAGGGCGGTGATCTGCGGGGCCGCCCAGGCCGCGTCGGCGAGCTCGCCGTGGCCC contains these protein-coding regions:
- a CDS encoding FmdB family zinc ribbon protein → MPRYEYRCRTCGDTFELSRPMAQSADPADCPAGHDDTVKLLSTVAVGGTKSAPAPQAGGGGGGGCCGGGCCS